Proteins encoded in a region of the Armatimonadota bacterium genome:
- the recF gene encoding DNA replication/repair protein RecF: MTNEGFQKESRWENPARYSLAEIRLTDFRNYGPSHLEFDPGLNLIAGANAQGKTNLLEAVSLVSTGRLLRGGRDAHAVRHGCETATVEGTLGGSGTTVTVELKKAGRKRVALNGASLPRASDLLGRLPSVSFSAADLAVVTGEPADRRQFLDWELAQLYPAYLQALAVYKRALEQRNVLLRQAQERAVPDELFEAWEERMGPSGATLRAFRTEWVESLGRWAKEAHAVMGGGEDLVLEYVPKEDASDADAMLDALAASRRADVQRGSTTVGPHRDDVAVTVGGTEARLFGSQGQQRTAVIAVKLAVLTCAEETFGQTPVLLLDDVFSDLDETRRARLIGLTLDRGGQVFLTCTEVAQAGVLADRATAFRVESGEVRPQ, encoded by the coding sequence ATGACCAATGAAGGGTTTCAGAAAGAGAGCAGGTGGGAAAACCCCGCCCGATACTCTCTGGCTGAGATCCGCCTGACGGACTTTCGGAACTACGGTCCGTCACATTTGGAGTTCGATCCGGGCCTGAACCTCATCGCCGGAGCCAACGCTCAGGGGAAGACGAACCTCCTCGAAGCGGTGTCCCTCGTTTCGACTGGGCGGCTCTTGCGGGGCGGAAGGGACGCGCATGCCGTCCGCCACGGGTGCGAAACCGCGACGGTCGAAGGCACCTTAGGCGGATCGGGGACGACGGTCACGGTCGAACTCAAGAAAGCCGGTCGAAAGCGGGTGGCCCTGAACGGGGCGTCGCTCCCCCGAGCGTCCGACCTCCTCGGCCGTTTGCCGAGCGTCTCGTTCTCGGCTGCCGACTTGGCCGTCGTGACAGGGGAACCGGCCGACCGCAGACAGTTCCTGGATTGGGAGCTCGCTCAACTGTATCCCGCGTACCTGCAAGCCCTGGCCGTCTACAAGCGGGCGCTCGAGCAGCGGAACGTGTTGTTGCGACAAGCTCAAGAGCGGGCGGTCCCCGACGAGCTCTTCGAAGCCTGGGAAGAGCGTATGGGGCCGTCAGGCGCCACACTGAGGGCCTTCCGGACGGAATGGGTGGAATCCCTCGGGCGCTGGGCGAAAGAAGCCCATGCGGTCATGGGAGGCGGTGAAGACCTCGTCCTCGAGTACGTCCCCAAAGAGGACGCGTCGGATGCGGACGCGATGTTGGACGCCCTGGCCGCTTCGAGGCGGGCGGACGTCCAGCGGGGTTCGACCACGGTCGGCCCGCACCGGGACGACGTCGCCGTGACGGTCGGAGGCACCGAGGCCCGCCTGTTCGGCAGCCAAGGCCAACAAAGGACGGCCGTCATCGCGGTCAAGCTCGCCGTCCTCACGTGCGCCGAAGAGACGTTCGGTCAGACGCCCGTCCTCCTGCTTGACGACGTCTTCAGCGACCTCGACGAGACGCGGCGCGCCCGGCTTATCGGCTTGACGCTCGACCGGGGTGGGCAGGTCTTCCTGACGTGCACCGAGGTGGCACAGGCGGGTGTGCTCGCCGACCGGGCGACGGCGTTCCGGGTAGAGTCCGGCGAGGTGCGACCCCAGTGA
- a CDS encoding long-chain fatty acid--CoA ligase, with translation MAEGEFDRDPSSLGDLFKLQCGRLAERPLFLVPDRRGVQTLTYREAFDEVYRYARAIHRFGLKPGERAVIASETCLEWALVDWACQTLGIVLVPVYPTLPPDQAQYIASDCGAKLVFAQDVRQSEKFEGVTTVTMGRELLSTEAELGVDEWNALTASVKPDDTATVIYTSGTTGQPKGAVLTHRGFLDLCAAIKGPYGIGEGDLFLSFLPLSHVFERFAGHVLPVGVGAAVAHAGSVVTLAADMLQVRPTIMCAVPRFFENLRHRVIENAHKEEGLKRKVFDLAMDQAAKKARNRPCPWFWLTDALVGKKIRERTGGRLRFFVSGGAALPAPVADFFVGFGLPILQGYGLTETTAATCLNLPSDNRPWTVGPPIPGVEVKLADDGEILIRGTAVMTGYWGLEEATREAIDPEGWFHSGDIGEFEDGKLKITDRKKDILVLANGKNIAPQKLEALLAELPLVGEAVLFGDGMDHVSAMLVPDFDKVAHWAKENGHPEMDPEASVAFEPLKEHFKSEVQKLNKTLADFEKVKRHVLVPAVFSVESGELTPSLKVKRRFVKEKYKSYVEDLLK, from the coding sequence GTGGCCGAAGGCGAATTTGACCGCGATCCCAGCTCGCTCGGCGACCTTTTTAAGCTTCAGTGCGGGCGGTTGGCCGAGCGGCCGCTCTTCCTCGTCCCCGACCGTCGGGGCGTCCAGACGCTCACTTATCGGGAAGCCTTCGACGAGGTCTACCGTTACGCGAGGGCGATCCACCGCTTCGGGCTCAAACCCGGCGAACGAGCCGTCATCGCCAGCGAAACGTGCCTCGAGTGGGCCCTGGTCGATTGGGCGTGCCAGACCCTTGGCATCGTCCTCGTTCCGGTCTATCCGACGTTGCCACCGGATCAAGCCCAGTACATCGCGTCGGACTGTGGCGCGAAGCTCGTCTTCGCCCAAGACGTCCGGCAATCGGAGAAGTTCGAAGGCGTCACGACGGTCACGATGGGCCGGGAGCTCCTCTCGACCGAAGCCGAGCTCGGCGTGGACGAATGGAACGCCCTCACGGCATCGGTGAAACCGGACGACACCGCCACGGTCATCTACACGAGCGGCACCACGGGACAGCCGAAGGGCGCGGTTCTGACGCACCGCGGGTTCTTGGACCTCTGCGCCGCGATCAAAGGGCCTTACGGCATCGGTGAAGGCGACCTGTTCCTCAGTTTCCTACCGCTCTCCCACGTGTTCGAACGGTTCGCGGGGCACGTCCTGCCCGTCGGCGTCGGCGCGGCCGTCGCCCACGCGGGATCGGTCGTCACGCTGGCGGCGGACATGCTGCAAGTCCGACCGACGATCATGTGCGCGGTGCCCCGGTTCTTCGAAAACCTGAGGCACAGGGTGATCGAAAACGCCCATAAGGAGGAAGGCTTGAAGAGGAAGGTCTTCGACCTGGCCATGGACCAGGCCGCCAAGAAGGCGAGGAACCGGCCGTGCCCCTGGTTCTGGCTGACAGACGCGTTGGTCGGCAAGAAGATCCGTGAGCGGACCGGTGGGCGGCTCCGGTTCTTCGTCAGCGGCGGAGCGGCCCTTCCGGCCCCCGTTGCCGATTTCTTCGTCGGGTTCGGCCTTCCGATCCTTCAGGGCTACGGCCTGACCGAGACGACTGCGGCGACGTGCCTGAACCTTCCCAGCGACAACCGTCCCTGGACGGTCGGGCCACCGATTCCCGGCGTCGAAGTGAAACTGGCCGACGACGGGGAGATCCTCATCCGAGGGACGGCGGTCATGACCGGTTACTGGGGCCTTGAGGAGGCCACCCGGGAAGCCATCGATCCCGAAGGCTGGTTCCATTCGGGGGACATCGGGGAGTTCGAGGACGGCAAGCTCAAAATCACGGACAGAAAGAAGGACATTCTCGTTCTGGCGAACGGTAAGAACATCGCGCCCCAGAAGCTCGAGGCCCTCTTGGCCGAACTGCCCCTCGTCGGCGAAGCAGTCCTTTTCGGAGACGGGATGGACCACGTTTCGGCCATGCTCGTACCGGACTTCGACAAAGTCGCCCATTGGGCCAAGGAGAACGGTCATCCTGAAATGGATCCCGAAGCGTCCGTGGCCTTCGAACCTCTAAAAGAGCACTTCAAGTCTGAAGTCCAGAAGCTGAACAAGACGCTCGCAGACTTCGAGAAGGTCAAGCGCCACGTGCTCGTCCCGGCGGTCTTCTCCGTCGAGTCCGGCGAACTGACGCCTTCGCTCAAGGTCAAGAGACGCTTTGTTAAAGAAAAGTACAAGTCTTACGTAGAAGACTTATTGAAATAA
- a CDS encoding DUF721 domain-containing protein — protein sequence MKRLSDILPSAVEQKDVLRAARAQSVFVRWKEAVGDVLAQKTVPDRYDHGILWVSADSATWAQELRMREETVLERLNELAAEPGLFRQVKVSLRPRFRDLMG from the coding sequence GTGAAGAGGCTCTCCGACATCCTTCCCTCGGCCGTCGAGCAGAAGGACGTCCTCCGAGCGGCCCGCGCCCAATCCGTGTTCGTCCGATGGAAGGAGGCGGTCGGAGACGTCCTCGCCCAGAAAACCGTGCCGGACCGCTACGACCACGGGATCCTCTGGGTCAGTGCGGACAGCGCGACATGGGCACAGGAGCTTCGGATGCGTGAAGAGACCGTCCTCGAGAGGTTAAACGAACTGGCCGCGGAACCGGGCCTGTTCCGTCAGGTCAAGGTCTCCTTGAGGCCCCGGTTCCGCGACCTCATGGGGTGA
- a CDS encoding phage holin family protein, with translation MKRLLLRWVLAVLSLVVAAFLTNMLFAGKFQARVGTVADVGKLFVGVAVLALVNATLGKLLKLLTLPLNCLTLGLVSLLINAFMLLIVGNLDFGFHIEGFPAALVGSLLYSALNGVLGAFLPDKDDQE, from the coding sequence ATGAAAAGGCTGCTGCTCCGGTGGGTGCTGGCCGTCCTCTCGCTGGTCGTGGCGGCCTTCCTGACGAACATGTTGTTCGCCGGGAAGTTCCAGGCCCGGGTCGGCACGGTCGCGGACGTCGGCAAGCTGTTCGTCGGGGTCGCCGTCCTCGCCCTCGTCAACGCCACCCTCGGAAAGCTCCTCAAACTCCTGACCCTGCCGCTTAATTGTCTGACCTTGGGGTTGGTCTCGCTCCTCATCAACGCCTTTATGTTGCTGATCGTCGGGAACCTCGATTTCGGGTTCCACATCGAGGGCTTTCCTGCGGCGTTGGTCGGCAGCCTCCTGTACTCCGCCTTGAACGGGGTCCTCGGCGCGTTCCTACCGGACAAGGATGATCAAGAATAG
- a CDS encoding ComEC/Rec2 family competence protein, producing the protein MREELVRRPLVIAFLGLCAGLSSGFSAWNAAWALLLVPLLWRRWGLAVLAGAVALGLILKPEPRTPVIVKGAVYQGTVTVVDVPTTGRGRTTAIVSGRDRPYRLYLPPDSPANLGDVLALRALVVPLPKKAVRHHLEVAALAPEGRIVDVSRGSPVWRWAVGFRRSFLDHVERHVDPAAVGMVEALCMNVTDDIGSGTYEDLRRTGTIHVVSASGLHVTVLCVALAWLLMALPLPKWVQNVLLVSGLFLFAAAAGFHPPMLRSVLMVLVATSAYVVRREADAFSALALAGTADLLWRPADVADLGFQLSFLAVGALIAFGGPAPDTETPRLASRIGQWGCALARASLVATLASLPLLASTFGEVSVVGTVANLLVIPVLPLVVVGAIASWAVSWWSLPVSVGVLKLVVEPTTGWISATVESVARWPFASLPVPPVPTFWLVPLYAALACLYEPRRQAVPDSRGNVTPT; encoded by the coding sequence GTGCGTGAGGAACTCGTCCGGCGCCCCCTCGTCATCGCCTTCCTTGGGCTGTGCGCCGGCCTGTCCTCTGGCTTTTCGGCTTGGAACGCGGCATGGGCGCTCCTGCTCGTGCCGTTGCTCTGGCGGCGTTGGGGACTGGCCGTCCTCGCAGGAGCGGTCGCTCTCGGCCTGATCCTCAAGCCGGAGCCCCGGACACCCGTCATCGTGAAAGGTGCGGTCTACCAGGGCACGGTGACGGTCGTCGACGTCCCGACGACGGGAAGGGGGCGGACGACGGCGATCGTGTCGGGCCGAGACCGACCCTACCGGCTTTATCTACCCCCTGACTCTCCGGCGAACCTTGGCGACGTCCTTGCGCTGCGGGCCCTCGTCGTACCCTTGCCCAAGAAAGCCGTCCGACACCACCTCGAAGTCGCGGCTCTGGCACCTGAGGGGCGGATCGTGGACGTGTCGCGCGGTTCCCCGGTGTGGAGGTGGGCGGTCGGGTTCCGCCGTTCGTTCTTGGACCATGTGGAGAGGCACGTCGATCCGGCAGCCGTCGGGATGGTCGAAGCCCTGTGCATGAACGTCACGGACGACATCGGCTCGGGGACGTACGAGGACCTCAGGCGGACGGGGACGATCCATGTCGTCTCCGCTTCTGGCTTGCACGTCACCGTCCTGTGCGTGGCTCTGGCCTGGCTCTTGATGGCGCTACCGCTACCCAAGTGGGTGCAGAACGTCTTGCTCGTCTCCGGGCTTTTCCTGTTCGCTGCCGCAGCCGGCTTTCATCCTCCGATGCTGAGATCCGTACTCATGGTGCTCGTCGCGACGTCCGCTTATGTCGTGCGTCGGGAAGCGGACGCGTTCTCAGCCTTGGCCCTTGCCGGAACGGCAGACTTGCTCTGGAGGCCGGCGGACGTCGCCGACCTCGGGTTCCAATTGTCCTTCCTGGCGGTCGGCGCCTTGATCGCCTTCGGCGGGCCGGCGCCGGACACGGAGACCCCCCGATTGGCGTCCAGGATCGGACAGTGGGGTTGTGCCCTAGCCAGGGCTTCGCTCGTGGCGACACTGGCGAGCCTGCCGTTGCTCGCGTCGACGTTCGGCGAAGTCTCGGTCGTAGGGACCGTTGCTAACCTTTTGGTGATCCCGGTCCTGCCCCTTGTCGTCGTCGGAGCGATCGCATCTTGGGCCGTGTCCTGGTGGTCGTTGCCCGTTTCGGTCGGCGTGCTCAAACTCGTCGTCGAACCGACTACAGGCTGGATCTCTGCGACCGTCGAGTCGGTCGCCAGGTGGCCCTTCGCGTCCCTACCCGTGCCACCTGTTCCCACCTTTTGGTTGGTGCCTCTTTACGCCGCTCTCGCCTGCCTCTACGAACCTCGGAGGCAGGCGGTCCCGGACTCGCGAGGAAACGTCACTCCGACATGA
- a CDS encoding trypsin-like peptidase domain-containing protein translates to MTKSGIAIATVAVFGVVFAGVTAALRVDKLWRDRSYNESSIFKKPSVTLQPVKLDNTGNAPDFRAAAKLILPSVVNITTQIDGADFFGRHITQDGAGSGVILTDDGYIVTNNHVVRTDMGFGRSRLVDKVLVTLTDGRNLPASVVGTDPRSDLAVIKVNANGLKPIDVGDSAKLEVGQWVIAVGNPLGFENTLSVGVVSNVGRQLPGSGDAVFIDGIQTDAAINPGNSGGALCTADGQLVGINSSIATTTRANIGIGFAIPSNRMRQVVDDIVKFGYAKYGRIGIQLIRRQGVLGVPDAREELKQRTNASSEPPSEGAVVVDVEADSPAGTAGVHELDVVTEVNGKPVKDIEDFQKVVSPLRPGAEVALKLWSAGQVKSVKFTLSDVGKASL, encoded by the coding sequence ATGACCAAGAGTGGAATCGCGATCGCGACCGTCGCCGTGTTCGGTGTGGTCTTTGCCGGGGTCACAGCGGCCTTGCGCGTCGATAAGCTGTGGCGCGACCGGAGTTACAACGAGTCTTCGATCTTTAAAAAGCCGAGCGTGACGCTTCAACCGGTCAAGCTGGACAACACGGGCAACGCACCGGACTTCCGAGCCGCGGCCAAGCTCATCCTTCCGAGCGTCGTCAACATCACGACCCAGATCGACGGGGCGGACTTCTTCGGCCGTCACATCACCCAAGACGGAGCAGGCAGCGGCGTCATCTTGACCGACGACGGGTACATCGTGACGAACAACCACGTCGTCCGCACGGACATGGGGTTCGGTCGGTCGAGGTTGGTCGACAAGGTCCTCGTCACGCTCACCGACGGCCGTAACCTGCCCGCCTCGGTCGTCGGCACCGATCCACGCTCCGATCTTGCGGTCATTAAAGTCAACGCTAACGGGCTCAAGCCGATCGACGTCGGGGACAGCGCCAAGCTTGAGGTCGGACAATGGGTCATTGCCGTCGGCAACCCCCTCGGCTTCGAGAACACGCTGAGCGTGGGGGTCGTCAGTAACGTCGGCCGACAGCTTCCGGGCAGTGGCGACGCGGTTTTCATCGACGGCATCCAGACGGATGCGGCGATCAACCCTGGCAACTCGGGAGGCGCCCTGTGCACCGCCGATGGGCAACTCGTCGGCATCAATTCCTCGATCGCGACCACCACCCGGGCCAACATCGGGATCGGCTTCGCCATTCCTTCCAACCGGATGCGCCAGGTAGTCGACGACATCGTCAAGTTCGGGTATGCCAAGTACGGCCGGATCGGGATCCAGTTGATCCGCAGGCAGGGCGTCCTCGGTGTCCCCGACGCTCGGGAAGAACTGAAGCAGCGCACGAACGCTTCGTCCGAGCCGCCGTCGGAAGGGGCGGTGGTCGTCGACGTCGAGGCCGATTCCCCGGCTGGGACCGCGGGCGTCCACGAACTTGACGTCGTGACCGAGGTCAATGGAAAACCGGTCAAAGACATTGAAGATTTTCAAAAGGTCGTTTCGCCGCTCCGTCCGGGAGCCGAGGTCGCGCTGAAGCTTTGGTCGGCGGGCCAGGTGAAGTCCGTCAAGTTCACATTGAGCGACGTCGGCAAGGCGAGCCTCTAA
- a CDS encoding RDD family protein has product MNDRFLVLTPEKVVLDYRICGIGSRIAAHVLDLALAVAVSAVPIYAFAFLEPVLGKAAADMAGALAGSLAFLGYFVVCEGLFRGQTVGKMSARMRVVMADGTPVTFLAAFYRNVLRPADMLPIAYLIGFVCMFTNPRSQRLGDLAAGTIVVAERPRKLGFTPAPHHVGIHRFEDSVGALRKMTIEEYQVLKNLCDRFPELPATTQEWSVRTIWKPFAERHGIEPVENVHPVYQMEATVMKFGRMHNLI; this is encoded by the coding sequence GTGAACGACCGGTTCCTTGTCCTCACTCCGGAAAAGGTCGTGCTGGACTACCGCATCTGCGGGATCGGAAGCCGGATCGCCGCACACGTCTTGGACCTAGCGTTGGCCGTCGCGGTTTCCGCCGTACCGATCTATGCCTTCGCGTTTCTGGAACCGGTCTTGGGCAAGGCCGCGGCGGACATGGCGGGCGCGTTGGCCGGATCGTTGGCCTTTCTCGGCTATTTCGTCGTCTGCGAGGGCTTGTTCAGGGGACAGACGGTCGGCAAGATGAGCGCCCGTATGCGCGTCGTCATGGCCGATGGGACGCCCGTCACGTTCTTGGCCGCCTTCTACCGGAACGTGCTCCGGCCCGCGGACATGCTGCCGATCGCTTACTTGATCGGGTTCGTCTGCATGTTCACGAACCCGAGGTCTCAGCGCCTTGGCGACCTGGCGGCGGGGACGATCGTCGTCGCGGAACGCCCCCGAAAGCTCGGTTTCACACCTGCGCCGCACCATGTCGGGATCCATCGCTTCGAGGACTCGGTCGGCGCGCTGAGGAAGATGACGATCGAGGAGTACCAGGTCCTCAAGAACCTCTGCGACCGGTTTCCGGAACTTCCCGCGACGACTCAAGAGTGGAGCGTCCGGACGATCTGGAAGCCGTTCGCCGAACGCCACGGTATCGAGCCCGTCGAGAACGTCCATCCGGTCTACCAGATGGAAGCCACGGTCATGAAGTTCGGCCGGATGCACAACCTCATTTAA
- a CDS encoding HDOD domain-containing protein: MPTYDQMLARLSCDTTLPQIPMAATKLCQLVDQELISQEVLRTVASDPALTAGLLRSASSPLYALSPKPVTEMRTALSILGVRGTKSVSMSVLMQSVMSGSQRSRLDPVRFVQHSTFVGIMAKYVFLRRKQTSPFVSSVNGDELFAAGVLHDLGTGLVAIGFPEEFNRVSSEAEFRGCSFQTVFEEQFGPIGAITLGAFRAWKLPQVFATLVGPENGESGEDVARAALAYSDYLAVANGYGLGTESAVAPSEDVLGLVALPESELVGAVAQVASHTESCLIRPRAA; the protein is encoded by the coding sequence ATGCCGACTTATGACCAGATGCTCGCACGGCTGTCGTGCGATACGACACTGCCGCAGATCCCGATGGCCGCGACCAAGCTGTGCCAGTTGGTCGATCAGGAACTGATCTCCCAGGAGGTCCTTCGGACCGTCGCCAGCGACCCGGCGCTGACGGCCGGGCTGTTGCGTTCGGCCTCGAGCCCCTTGTACGCACTGTCCCCGAAACCCGTCACCGAAATGAGAACGGCGCTGTCGATCTTGGGCGTCCGCGGCACCAAGTCCGTGTCGATGTCCGTTCTCATGCAATCGGTGATGAGCGGCTCACAGCGGTCGCGCCTCGATCCGGTCCGCTTCGTCCAACACTCGACGTTCGTCGGGATCATGGCCAAGTACGTCTTCCTCCGCCGAAAGCAGACGTCGCCGTTCGTCTCGTCCGTCAACGGCGACGAGTTGTTCGCAGCCGGCGTCCTTCACGATCTTGGGACAGGGCTCGTCGCTATCGGCTTCCCCGAAGAGTTCAACCGTGTCTCTTCGGAAGCCGAGTTCCGAGGGTGCTCGTTCCAAACCGTTTTCGAGGAGCAGTTCGGCCCGATCGGAGCCATCACGCTGGGTGCTTTCCGGGCCTGGAAACTGCCTCAAGTGTTCGCGACCCTCGTCGGCCCTGAGAACGGTGAATCGGGAGAGGACGTCGCCCGCGCGGCACTGGCCTATTCCGATTACCTCGCCGTCGCCAACGGGTACGGATTGGGAACCGAGTCTGCGGTCGCTCCGTCGGAGGACGTCCTCGGGCTCGTGGCGCTTCCGGAAAGCGAACTTGTCGGCGCCGTGGCACAAGTGGCCTCCCACACCGAGTCGTGTCTGATCAGACCACGGGCAGCCTGA
- a CDS encoding TatD family hydrolase: MRLTDTHCHLNDGRAFPVPEATVAEAAESGVWRLVVVGVDSESSRRAVEIAEGCDQVYAVVGWHPNYTSDYREGSLKEVRELLDHPKCVALGEIGLDFYRDHASRDDQHRALREQLDLAEDKGVPVVFHCRDAYPELLSVLEGRKGLPYLFHCFAGSDDDAARASGLGSWFGVDGPLTYASAGPLREVVARLPKDKIVLETDSPYMTPVPYRGQRNRPSFLPYVNAALAECWGVTVEECAAQTEANAEAFFGF; encoded by the coding sequence ATGCGGCTGACCGACACCCACTGCCACTTGAACGACGGCCGCGCGTTTCCCGTCCCCGAAGCGACCGTCGCAGAAGCGGCCGAAAGCGGGGTCTGGCGGCTCGTCGTCGTGGGCGTCGATTCCGAGTCGAGCCGAAGGGCCGTCGAGATCGCAGAGGGGTGTGACCAGGTCTACGCGGTCGTCGGCTGGCACCCCAATTACACGTCGGACTACCGGGAGGGGAGCCTGAAGGAGGTCCGGGAGCTACTGGACCACCCAAAGTGCGTCGCCCTCGGCGAGATCGGCCTGGACTTCTATCGCGACCACGCCTCACGGGACGACCAGCACAGGGCGTTGCGGGAGCAACTCGACCTGGCCGAGGACAAGGGCGTTCCCGTCGTTTTCCATTGCCGGGACGCCTACCCCGAGCTGCTCAGCGTTCTTGAGGGCCGCAAGGGCCTTCCCTACCTCTTCCACTGTTTCGCCGGATCGGACGACGATGCCGCGAGGGCGTCGGGTCTGGGCTCCTGGTTCGGAGTCGACGGACCGCTGACGTATGCGTCGGCCGGTCCGCTCAGGGAGGTCGTCGCCCGTCTGCCAAAGGACAAAATCGTGCTGGAGACGGACAGCCCCTATATGACGCCCGTACCCTACCGTGGCCAAAGAAACCGCCCGTCCTTCCTGCCGTACGTCAACGCGGCGTTGGCAGAGTGCTGGGGCGTGACGGTCGAAGAATGTGCGGCGCAGACCGAGGCCAACGCCGAGGCGTTCTTCGGTTTTTGA
- a CDS encoding DUF58 domain-containing protein has protein sequence MSRVSPTKRVWILLAAGLLFPVGGAFVPGLERIVWPYDMTVLALFALTGLLAARWPAVSVRRVYDSVLSVRTPNRVTLEVESGAPVTLDVELRDEAPLNCEAEGNETRLRLTPRRPESTAYTVIPRERGSDEFRSTFVRFKAPLGLAWVQQQIDNPMPVRVYPNVRKVRDFDLLKQKGRLSQVGVRKSRIRGLGTEFESLRDYNDDDFRFVDWKSTARRGRLVVKNFEQERNQSVIVCLDLGRHMLGEIEGVSKIDHALDAALMLFHAAERSGDLVGLFAFNDAVRAYVAPKRGKAQVAAVLKAAHDVVAEPVQPHYAKAFTYLSSKWKRRSLVVIFTDAENDDQADELADALGPMRRQHLVIVVRVKDPRLSTLLSQPVDTERSLFSRAAATWYQSDRDQAAVRLAGAGLSNIEAEPQDLSAALVSAYFDIKERAAL, from the coding sequence ATGTCGCGCGTCTCCCCGACGAAGCGGGTGTGGATCCTTCTGGCGGCCGGTCTGCTCTTTCCGGTCGGCGGGGCGTTCGTACCGGGGTTAGAACGCATCGTTTGGCCGTACGACATGACCGTCTTGGCGCTGTTCGCTTTGACAGGATTGTTGGCCGCCCGTTGGCCCGCGGTCTCTGTCCGACGCGTCTACGACTCCGTTTTGTCGGTCCGTACTCCGAACCGGGTGACGCTCGAAGTCGAGTCCGGGGCACCGGTCACGCTCGACGTCGAGCTTAGGGACGAAGCGCCTCTGAACTGCGAGGCCGAGGGTAACGAAACAAGGCTTCGACTGACGCCGAGACGTCCGGAGTCGACCGCCTACACCGTGATCCCTCGAGAGCGCGGTTCCGACGAGTTCCGGTCGACGTTCGTCCGTTTCAAGGCGCCTCTTGGACTGGCATGGGTCCAGCAGCAGATCGACAATCCGATGCCGGTCCGCGTCTACCCGAACGTCCGTAAGGTGCGCGACTTCGACCTTCTTAAGCAAAAGGGGCGGCTCTCGCAGGTCGGTGTCCGGAAGTCACGGATCCGCGGTCTGGGCACCGAGTTCGAGAGCCTCCGCGATTACAACGACGACGACTTCCGCTTCGTCGACTGGAAGTCGACGGCCAGACGGGGACGTCTCGTCGTCAAGAACTTCGAACAAGAGCGGAACCAGTCCGTGATCGTGTGCCTGGACCTCGGGAGGCACATGCTCGGAGAGATCGAAGGCGTCAGCAAGATCGATCACGCCCTCGACGCGGCACTGATGTTGTTCCATGCGGCCGAACGCTCGGGCGACTTGGTCGGCCTCTTCGCCTTCAACGACGCGGTCCGGGCTTATGTGGCGCCGAAACGGGGCAAAGCACAGGTGGCGGCCGTCTTGAAGGCCGCGCACGACGTCGTCGCCGAACCTGTCCAGCCGCACTACGCGAAGGCGTTCACCTATCTGTCCTCGAAGTGGAAGCGCCGTTCCTTGGTCGTCATATTTACGGATGCGGAGAACGACGACCAAGCCGACGAACTGGCCGACGCCCTCGGTCCGATGCGGCGACAGCACCTCGTCATCGTCGTCCGGGTCAAAGACCCGCGCCTGTCCACTCTTTTGTCACAGCCCGTCGACACCGAACGGTCGCTGTTCTCGAGGGCCGCGGCCACCTGGTACCAATCGGACCGTGACCAAGCCGCCGTCCGGTTGGCCGGAGCCGGGCTGTCCAACATCGAAGCCGAACCGCAAGACTTGTCCGCCGCTCTCGTCAGCGCCTATTTCGACATCAAGGAAAGGGCCGCGCTCTAG